Proteins from a genomic interval of Pectinophora gossypiella chromosome 4, ilPecGoss1.1, whole genome shotgun sequence:
- the LOC126366342 gene encoding 40S ribosomal protein S10, producing MLMPKQNRVAIYEYLFKEGVMIAKKDYHAPKHPDLEKIPNLQVIKAMQSLKSRGYVKEQFAWRHFYWYLTNEGIEYLRIFLHLPPEIVPATLKRSVRPETVRRGAVGRPEGPARAAEDRSAYRRAPTGPPGAGTHDKKADVGPGSADVEFRGGFGRGRPAP from the exons ATGTTGATGCCCAAACAGAATCGTGTTGCTATCTATGAATACCTCTTCAAAGAGGGTGTCATGATAGCCAAAAAGGACTATCATGCACCAAAGCACCCTGACCTGGAGAAGATTCCTAACCTCCAAGTTATTAAGGCTATGCAGTCTCTGAAATCCAGAGGTTATGTGAAGGAACAGTTCGCGTGGAGGCACTTTTACTG GTACCTGACCAATGAAGGTATTGAATACCTGCGCATCTTCCTGCACCTGCCACCTGAAATTGTACCCGCTACCCTGAAGCGGTCTGTCCGCCCCGAGACCGTTCGCCGCGGCGCTGTGGGCAGGCCCGAAGGCCCCGCGCGGGCCGCCGAGGACCGCTCCGCGTACCGTCGCGCGCCCACTGGCCCCCCCGGCGCTGGCACACACGACAAGAAGGCTGATGTTGGTCCTGGCTCAGCTGATGTAGAATTC AGAGGAGGTTTTGGACGTGGCAGGCCTGCACCTTAA
- the LOC126366329 gene encoding splicing factor 3A subunit 2 — protein MDFQNRPGGKTGGGGVASWSESNRDRRERLRQLALETIDLNKDPYFMKNHLGSYECKLCLTLHNNEGSYLAHTQGKKHQANLARRAAKEAKEAPQQLAPEKPRIEPKKFVKIGRPGYRVTKQKDPENGQQSLLFQVDYPEIAESVTPRHRFMSAYEQKIEPPDRRWQYLLFAAEPYETIAFKVPSREVEKHDSKFWTHWNKDTKQFFLQFAFKMEQLRMPPPPKMWENHGMRLPPPPGAPMMGVPPPPPLLPVPPPPPSM, from the exons atggaTTTCCAAAACCGCCCCGGCGGCAAAACCGGGGGTGGCGGCGTAGCATCATGGTCAGAGAGCAACAGAGATCGACGGGAGCGGCTCCGACAACTCGCACTTGAGACTATTGATCTAAATAAAGATCcctattttatgaaaaatcattTAG GGTCTTACGAATGCAAACTATGTTTAACTCTTCATAATAACGAAGGAAGTTATTTAGCCCATACTCAAGGCAAAAAGCATCAAGCAAACTTGGCCAGGAGGGCTGCAAAGGAAGCCAAAGAGGCTCCTCAGCAATTAGCTCCCGAAAAGCCAAGAATAGAGCCAAAGAAGTTTGTGAAGATCGGAAGACCTGGCTACAGGGTTACTAAACAGAAAGACCCAGAAAATGGACAACAAAGCTTGCTTTTCCAAGTAGACTACCCAG aaattgCTGAATCTGTAACTCCGAGACACCGCTTCATGTCGGCCTATGAGCAGAAAATCGAGCCTCCAGACCGCAGATGGCAGTACCTGCTCTTTGCAGCTGAGCCTTACGAGACAATTGCCTTCAAAGTCCCCAGCAGGGAAGTGGAGAAACATGATTCCAAATTCTGGACTCACTGGAACAAGGACACGAAGCAATTCTTCCTTCAATTTGCATTTAAAATGGAGCAGCTACGTATGCCTCCTCCACCGAAGATGTGGGAGAACCATGGGATGCGACTGCCGCCTCCACCAGGTGCGCCCATGATGGGAGTACCACCACCCCCACCCCTTCTTCCTGTACCACCTCCACCCCCATCTATGTAG